In Fundulus heteroclitus isolate FHET01 unplaced genomic scaffold, MU-UCD_Fhet_4.1 scaffold_111, whole genome shotgun sequence, the following are encoded in one genomic region:
- the LOC118558227 gene encoding G-protein coupled receptor 4-like: MEQVDGELRYGTRAELGAGSKGAKVEVRSGEDCCKSRESVFLDEDDRRTGREEETEGGIDELQLDNSFDNSFNISESMIYLKKDFLESLDTYVDMVKQIEKWVNRITIGIGLPLTLIAIVAVFLQVKKDQGVPVYVINLLFSDLVQFCGRIILFVYRPDIGICITYLGLMTSVGFMVCISLERYLVIAKPLWYRFRRNIKTYVVVCVVVWTFPLIIPLTLFLATDPGMFFTILAYLLLLPFPVFIFCLVGTIKAMSGALSVPAEEKRRIAAMQVVVLLIYTLLFLPVITLCLMIKSSLIIHNAALVCIFLCPLAETTLYLLSRKSFLDKFLALLCSCEASDNQEMSSKDTESTTAPHTETV, encoded by the exons ATGGAGCAGGTGGATG GTGAGCTTCGGTATGGGACCCGAGCTGAGCTTGGTGCGGGATCCAAAGGAGCCAAGGTAGAAGTGCGGTCTGGAGAGGACTGCTGCAAGAGCAGGGAGTCTGTCTTCCTGGATGAGGACGACAGACGAACCGGCAGGGAAGAGgagactgag GGTGGAATAGATGAACTTCAACTAGACAACAGCTTtgataacagcttcaacatcaGCGAGAGCATGATCTACCTTAAGAAAGACTTTCTTGAGTCGCTTGACACTTACGTTGATATGGTTAAACAAATTGAAAAATGGGTAAACCGGATCACCATTGGCATTGGACTTCCTTTGACTCTAATAGCGATAGTTGCAGTTTTTCTACAG GTGAAAAAGGATCAGGGTGTCCCAGTCTACGTCATCAACCTTCTCTTTTCTGATCTCGTTCAGTTCTGCGGCAGAATTATATTGTTTGTATATAGGCCTGATATCGGCATTTGCATCACATATTTAGGTCTAATGACCAGTGTTGGATTCATGGTCTGTATCTCCTTAGAAAG GTATTTGGTCATCGCCAAGCCACTGTGGTACAGATTCAGGAGAAACATCAAGACCTATGTGGTGGTCTGTGTGGTGGTCTGGACTTTTCCTCTTATTATTCCTCTAACTCTGTTTCTGGCTACTGATCCTGGGATGTTTTTCACCATCTTAGCATATTTGCTTCTTCTGCCCTTTCCCGTCTTCATCTTCTGCTTGGTTGGGACTATTAAAGCTATGTCTGGAGCCCTCAGTGtcccagcagaagaaaaaagacgaaTTGCAGCCATGCAGGTTGTGGTGCTGCTAATTTACACTCTGCTTTTCCTGCCCGTGATTACCTTGTGCCTGATGATAAAATCAAGTTTAATTATTCATAATGCGGCCttagtttgtatttttctttgtccCCTTGCAGAAACAACTCTGTATTTGTTAAGTCggaaaagcttcctggataagtTTCTGGCTTTACTCTGTTCTTGTGAAGCATCAGACAATCAGGAGATGAGCAGCAAGGATACTGAAAGCACGACTGCTCCACACACTGAGACTGTTTAG